CCTTTTGAACTTATCGGAAAAGATTGGATGCTGATAGCAGCAGGTGATAAAAATAAACACAATATGATGACAGCTTCTTGGGGTACTATGGGCGTTTTATGGAATAAAAAAATTGCAACAATTTTTATAAGACCGACCCGCTATACTTTAGATTTTGTTGAGAAAAATGATTATTTTTCGCTTAATGTTATGACAGATAAAAAAGTTTACAATATCTGCGGCTCAAAATCGGGCAGGGATATAGACAAAACAAAAG
The sequence above is drawn from the Clostridia bacterium genome and encodes:
- a CDS encoding flavin reductase; protein product: MLKEFDIEKLNKNPFELIGKDWMLIAAGDKNKHNMMTASWGTMGVLWNKKIATIFIRPTRYTLDFVEKNDYFSLNVMTDKKVYNICGSKSGRDIDKTK